The Steroidobacteraceae bacterium genomic interval GCCACTGTGCCTGCTGGCGACGCAAGGCGAGCTCACCGCCGGCGCTCCAGCTTGCTGTTGGTTCATTGACGTTCAGTGCACGGCGCGCAAGATCCGGTGTCGTCAGTGCGCCGAGCCGCAGGAATGCCCGTTGTGCCAGGGCGAGTTCCTGGTTCGATGTGCTCAGCACGATCTCTGTGGCACCGAGCGCGGGCTGAGCAGTTGCATTGATGCCGCCCGCAAGCCTTGCCAGCGCGGCCATGGCCTGACCAACGTAAGGGATGGCCGAGGTGATCGCGCCGCTGTTGCGAGTCGCGGTCTGCATGTACTCAAGCCATGAGCGCAGGCTGACCGCCTGGGCAATTGCGGCCTCATTCGCAACGATTGCGCGATTCACGTAGGCGCCGCTGTTCAACATCCGGGCCTGCCATGTTGCGACGCTGAAGGCCGCTGCATCTGCGGCATTCAGCAGCCGCTGTTTGCGTGCAAGCAGCTGCGTCGCATTGAACGTCACTACGACACCTGCGAGAAGTGCGCCCAGCATGCCCAGCAGATACACGAGTGCCTGGCCCGCCGAACCGCACCCCGCAGGGACCGAGTTGGCGTTGCGGCGGCGCGAGATGGCGCCCTTCATGGCTCGAAGTCGTTGAGTCGCTTCTGCGACATGCCTTCGGCGTTCGATGCATTCTGCGCCTGGGTGACGTTGTTGCGCGCCCCACCCGACGCCGCACCCGCCAGACTCGAGGCAGCAACCGAGGTCTGGCCCCGCACGATGTCGCCGAAAGCGCTGTAAACACCGATGGCAGCGATGGCGATGAGTGCGACGATGATGATGTATTCGGTCATTCCCTGACCGCATTGGCGATAGTTCGGCCTGGCCATGATTTGCTCCCGGAGGTTGCGGTCAAGATCGAACCGCACCAGCACATTGCATCAGTCGCCGCCGGCGCGCAGCGTCGATTTGTTGCCTGTGCGTGGCCAAATGAATCGCGCAGCCGGTGCGCATTTGCGTGCTTTCGGGTGCATAATTGCGCAATTGCAATTCGTTGCTGAAAATTTCAAACCAAGGATTCTTCGATGGTAATTCGTATCACTGCGCTGGTGTTTCTTGGCGCAATACTGCTCGGCCCCACGGTGGGTCGCGCCGACGAAGGCATGTGGACTTTCGACAATTTTCCGGCCAGCGAAATCGCGTCGCGCCACGGCGTCAATATCTCCCGCGACTGGCTCGAGCATGTGCAGCGTTCCGTTGTCCGTCTGTCAAACTGCACAGCATCCTATGTTTCGGCCAACGGCCTGATCCTGACCAATCACCATTGCGTGGCCAGCTGCCTCGCCGAGCATTCCGGACGTGACAGCAGCCTGCTCGAAACCGGATTCCTGGCGACCTCTCGCACCGAGGAATTGCGCTGTGGCACACAGATTGCCGATACGCTGATCGCAATGATCGACGTGACTGCAGACGTCAATGCGGCGACGTCGGGCATGGCAGCGGGAGCGGCCAACGATGCGCGCAAGAAGCGACTCACGGAACTGGAGTCGGATTGCGAGCGCACGCCGCCTGACCCGGCGAGCGGCGGCAGCACGCGCTGCGAGGCGGTAACGCTCTATCAGGGCGGTCAATACTATATATACAAGTATCGTCGCTACGATGACGTGCGCCTGGTTTTCGCACCGGAGGAAGGTATCGCCGCTTTCGGCGGTGATCCGGACAATTTCCAATTTCCACGCTGGTGCCTCGACATGGGCGTGTTGCGGGCGTATTGGAAGGGTCGTCCGGCCCGAACCGCGGACTTTCTCAAAGTCGACTTTGCGGGCCCGGCCGAAGGTGAGGCGGTTTTCGTCGCCGGCCATCCCGGTTCGACCGACCGGCTTCTGACTGTCGCCGAGCTCAAGGGCCTGCGCGACCGCGACCTTCCTGGCGCGCTGCTACGCGCGTCCGAAATGCGCGGCCGCTACATACAATTTGGCAAGCAATCCGAGAGTGCCGCGCGCATCGTCGCCGAGCCGCTGAATAGTCTGGAGAACGGCATCAAGGTAAGGCGCAAGCTGCTGGATGCCTTGCACGATGACGACATGCTTGCCGTGAAGTCAGCCGAAGAACAGGCTCTCGCCGAGCGTCTGCAGGCAGGCGGGGACAACCCGTTTGCGCGCATCGCGCAAGCACAACGTGCCGAGGATGCTTTCTATCTTGACTATCTTTTCCTCGAGAACATGGTCGGGTTCAACAGCCAGTTGTTTCGCTATGCGCGTGCGATCGTCCGCGCGGCCGCGGAACGCGACAAACCCAATACCGAGCGCCTGCGAGAGTATACCGACGCTGCGTTGCCACGCCTGACCCAGCGACTCGAAGCGCCGACGCCAGTGTATCCCGAACTCGAACAGCTCACGCTGTCCTATTCCCTGGAGCGCATGCGTGAGTGGTTGGGACCCGATCACGCTGTCGTGCGCGAACTGCTTGCATCCGATTCGCCGGATTCGCTGGCATCGCGTCTGCTAACAGGCAGCAAACTGTCGGATCCCGCCGAGCGCATGCGGCTCTACAACGGAGGCCAACCCGCTGTCGCCGCCTCGGATGATGCGCTCATCAAGCTCGCTGCAAGTCTCGAGCCAAAGGCACGAGCGGTACGGCAGCAATATGAAAACGAGGTGGAGGCGCCGTCCGCCCAGGCGGCGGAAGAAATAGCGCGCGCCCGGTTCGCTGCGCTCGGGACCAGTGTCTACCCGGATGCGACTTTCACGTTGCGCCTGAACCCGGGCACGGTCCAGGGCTGGCAGGAAAGCGGCAGGACCATCGAACCTTTCACGAGATTATCGCGCCTTTTCGAAAGAGCCACCGGCCGCGCACCTTTCGCCATACCGCAGAAATGGCTCGACGCGAAAGATCGCCTCGATTTGAACACCCCGTTCAACCTGTCGACCAACAACGACATTGTCGGCGGCAATTCCGGGAGCCCGCTGATCAATGCCAGGGGTCAGGTCGTCGGGCTGATGTTCGACGGCAATATCCACTCGATTTCGGGCGCCTACTGGTTCGACACGGACAAGAACCGTGCTGTTGCAGTCGATACGGCAATCATTCGCGAGGCATTGTCGAAAGTATATGACGCCAAGGCCTTGCTCAAGGAGATCGGCGCCGGACGCTGAGCACTCTATCGCGAGGCGTGCCGGCCACAAGCGTGAAGGTAAGACCAATGACTATCCGGTCAACTGGAGGAACCATGCAAAGGCACATTGCATCGCTATTCATTCTGGTCATCTCGATGCTGCTGTTCGGCTGCAGCCGCGGTCCCGACGCCCTGCCGCAAGCGGCCGCCGATACCTGGGAGCGCGCTTTCAACGACAACGACCTCAATACCCTGATGGCCTCCTACAGTGACGACGCGCAATTGTTGCCGCCAGGGCAACCCGTGCGCGCGGGCAAGGCCGCCATCCGCGGGTTTTTCGACGGATCGCTCGGCGTGCTGCAGATCAAGGGCAAGTCGACGCAGTGGGAGAGCCACGTTTCGGGTGATACGGCCTATCGCGTCGGTGCTTATCGCATCATGGGCATCGATGGCAATTCGCTCGAAGTCGGCAAGTTCGTCGAGATCTGGCGCTTGCAGGACGGCCAGTGGAAGTTGCACCGAAATATCTGGAACCTCGATGCGCGCAGCGGCACCGATACGCAGGTTGATGTAGAACCCGCGACTTAACAGAATATTCCACGCGCGCTGATGGTGTCGTGAATGCGGCCAAGGGGTTGCGCAATCGTACGATGGGGCGGACAATCGCTGCCAATTTCGGGATGACTAGGGACTGACCGGGGACGAAACTCGTCCTCCGGGCGGAAAAACAACAACGGCGATGCCCCGCCAGCGCCTGGGCCGGGGACCGATTCGGTCCCGCGCCCCAGAGGGTTCAATCAGAATCCCGCGGCAAGGCTCGCAACAGCGAAGGGAGTTCTTGTACCCATGCGTAAATCGATGATGGTGGCGAGCACAATCGTGCTCAGCGCTTTGGCATCAATTGCCGGCGCACAAAACCTTTCGGTAGCACCCAATGCAGCGAGCCTCAATCGGCTGGCGCCGCAAAGTGCCATTGCTCCGACGCGCGTCTATGTCGTGCAGATGGCCGGCGAGCCCAGCATCAGCTATCAGGGCGGTGAAGTGGGTTTCGAAGCGACAGCGCCCCGCCGCGGCGAGCGCTACAACTCGCGCCTCGCAAAGGTTCGCAACTACACCGAACACCTACGCGACAAGCAGGATCGTGCTTTGAGCGCAGTCGGTGCATCGAGCCGCAAGGTCTATAGCTACAGCCACGCGTTCAACGGTTTCGCAGCACGCCTCACGGCCGTAGAAGCCGAGAAGCTGCGCGGCAACAAGGACGTCATGAACGTATGGGAGGATCGCGCTGTCGACCTCGATACCAACAACAGCCCGGAATTTCTCGGCCTGCTGGATCGCAAAGACGGCCTGCGCACGCGTCTTGGCCTCAAAGGCGAAGACATCGTCATTGGCGTACTCGACTCGGGCGCCGTGCAGGAGCATCCGAGCTTCGCAGACACGATCACCAAGCCGCTGCCCAAATTCTGCGACAACCCGTCCTGGTGGCAAAAGCCCTTGTGCGGCTTCCTTGAGAAATTCCGCACCGTGCGTGTCTACGACGCGCCGCGCAACTGGAACGGCATCTGTCAGGAAGGCGAGGCCTGGGCCGCGACCGATTGCAACAACAAGCTGATCGGTGCGCGCTGGTTCGTCGATGGCTTCCTGGCTGGACGCGGCTCGGTCGTCGACGGCGAGTTCCTCTCGCCGCGCGATTCCGATGGCCATGGCAGCCACACGGCGAGCACGGCGGGTGGCAACGAAGTCACGGCCTCGTTGAACGGCACGCCACTTGCCCAGATCAGTGGCATGGCTCCGCGTGCGCGAATTGCCGTCTACAAGACCTGCTGGCTGTCGCCCGGAGCGACCAACAACAGCTGCTTCTTCTCTGACAGCGCCGCCGCCACGGACGCCGCAGTCGCCGATGGCGTCGATGTGATCAACTTCTCCGTCGGCACGGCGTTCGCATTCAACGACCCGCAGGACCTGGCTTTCCTGCGCG includes:
- a CDS encoding DUF4440 domain-containing protein, whose protein sequence is MQRHIASLFILVISMLLFGCSRGPDALPQAAADTWERAFNDNDLNTLMASYSDDAQLLPPGQPVRAGKAAIRGFFDGSLGVLQIKGKSTQWESHVSGDTAYRVGAYRIMGIDGNSLEVGKFVEIWRLQDGQWKLHRNIWNLDARSGTDTQVDVEPAT
- a CDS encoding S46 family peptidase; translated protein: MVIRITALVFLGAILLGPTVGRADEGMWTFDNFPASEIASRHGVNISRDWLEHVQRSVVRLSNCTASYVSANGLILTNHHCVASCLAEHSGRDSSLLETGFLATSRTEELRCGTQIADTLIAMIDVTADVNAATSGMAAGAANDARKKRLTELESDCERTPPDPASGGSTRCEAVTLYQGGQYYIYKYRRYDDVRLVFAPEEGIAAFGGDPDNFQFPRWCLDMGVLRAYWKGRPARTADFLKVDFAGPAEGEAVFVAGHPGSTDRLLTVAELKGLRDRDLPGALLRASEMRGRYIQFGKQSESAARIVAEPLNSLENGIKVRRKLLDALHDDDMLAVKSAEEQALAERLQAGGDNPFARIAQAQRAEDAFYLDYLFLENMVGFNSQLFRYARAIVRAAAERDKPNTERLREYTDAALPRLTQRLEAPTPVYPELEQLTLSYSLERMREWLGPDHAVVRELLASDSPDSLASRLLTGSKLSDPAERMRLYNGGQPAVAASDDALIKLAASLEPKARAVRQQYENEVEAPSAQAAEEIARARFAALGTSVYPDATFTLRLNPGTVQGWQESGRTIEPFTRLSRLFERATGRAPFAIPQKWLDAKDRLDLNTPFNLSTNNDIVGGNSGSPLINARGQVVGLMFDGNIHSISGAYWFDTDKNRAVAVDTAIIREALSKVYDAKALLKEIGAGR